From Streptomyces sp. 6-11-2, one genomic window encodes:
- a CDS encoding ABC transporter ATP-binding protein, which yields MCAVRGLTRTYPAVRGRRGAPGTPAVLATDAVELDVRRGEIFGLLGPNGAGKSTLVRQLTGLLRPDSGTVEILGHDIVAHPERAARILAYLGQESTALDELTVSLAAETTGRLRGLDLRRARAERDAVLDELGLAPIAGRPLKKLSGGQRRLACFAAALVGERPLLVLDEPTTGMDPVARRAVWSAVDRRRAERGTTVVLVTHNVIEAETVLDRVAVLDQGRVIACDTPARLKERVSGEVRVELVWRERAPLEVAEVAVLRERAVESGRRWTLRLAPEDARAAVATVTGGAAFAALDDFTLTTPSLEDVYLALGGAARQGLVKS from the coding sequence GTGTGCGCGGTGCGCGGACTGACCCGGACCTACCCCGCGGTACGCGGCCGGCGCGGCGCCCCCGGGACACCCGCGGTGCTGGCCACCGACGCGGTCGAACTCGACGTCCGGCGCGGCGAGATCTTCGGACTGCTCGGACCGAACGGCGCCGGCAAGTCCACCCTCGTACGCCAGCTCACCGGACTGCTGCGCCCCGACAGCGGCACGGTCGAGATCCTCGGCCACGACATCGTGGCGCACCCCGAGCGGGCCGCGCGGATCCTCGCCTACCTCGGGCAGGAGTCCACCGCCCTGGACGAGCTGACCGTCTCGCTCGCCGCCGAGACCACCGGGCGGCTGCGCGGCCTGGACCTCAGGCGGGCGCGGGCCGAGCGGGACGCCGTCCTCGACGAGCTGGGTCTCGCGCCGATCGCCGGGCGCCCGCTGAAGAAGCTCTCCGGCGGCCAGCGGCGGCTCGCCTGCTTCGCGGCCGCGCTGGTCGGCGAACGCCCGCTGCTGGTGCTCGACGAGCCGACCACCGGGATGGATCCGGTGGCCCGGCGGGCGGTGTGGTCCGCCGTCGACCGGCGGCGCGCCGAACGCGGCACGACCGTCGTCCTGGTCACCCACAACGTCATCGAGGCCGAGACGGTCCTGGACCGGGTCGCCGTCCTCGACCAGGGCCGGGTCATCGCCTGCGACACCCCGGCCCGGCTCAAGGAGCGGGTCTCCGGCGAGGTGCGGGTCGAGCTGGTGTGGCGGGAGCGGGCGCCCCTGGAGGTGGCGGAGGTCGCCGTGCTCAGGGAGCGGGCCGTGGAGTCGGGTCGCCGCTGGACGCTGCGGCTGGCGCCCGAGGACGCCCGCGCCGCCGTCGCCACGGTCACCGGCGGGGCCGCCTTCGCCGCCCTGGACGACTTCACCCTGACCACGCCCAGTCTGGAGGACGTGTACCTGGCCCTGGGCGGCGCCGCCCGGCAGGGGCTGGTGAAGTCATGA
- a CDS encoding NYN domain-containing protein, whose translation MDRCIVLVDAGYLLGAAASLLAGEPSRSRITVDHTALVQGLREQAESDTERPLLRIYWFDGAPDRVPQPEHRRLRVMPRVTVRLGALTRSDGRWAQKGVDAAMHAELTELARNRACSDVVLVTGDGDLLPGLMAAKEHGVAVHLWAVQAADGDYNQSEDLVAEADERRVLDRTWITKAVRAKELGGICAPPPAPRPEIAAILSAPLPESTLTQAAEGPAEQRQHPAAAAGRGGTEERVPAVKGVPTPKDLAALRAPGTPPAQHPSTATLRWSSDRGWVDRPGLPAEPPEAASMPTLAQLTTAEQRWADREEDITTVGGDPYEVGQVFARRWVDRLGDQGHLQKLSSMYPRIPHRVDGELLRYAARFGLLAHKDDQIDEHDRYAIRAGFWREIDVRTSTERAPVAD comes from the coding sequence GTGGACCGCTGCATCGTCCTGGTGGACGCCGGGTATCTGCTGGGCGCCGCGGCCAGTCTTCTCGCCGGGGAGCCGTCGCGGTCCCGGATCACCGTCGACCACACCGCCCTTGTGCAGGGGCTGCGTGAACAGGCCGAGTCCGACACGGAGCGGCCTCTGCTGCGCATCTACTGGTTCGACGGCGCGCCCGACCGCGTACCGCAGCCCGAGCACCGCCGGCTGCGCGTGATGCCCCGGGTCACCGTCCGGCTCGGCGCGCTCACCCGAAGCGACGGACGCTGGGCACAGAAGGGCGTGGACGCCGCGATGCACGCCGAACTGACCGAGCTGGCCCGCAACCGCGCCTGCTCCGACGTCGTCCTCGTCACCGGCGACGGCGATCTGCTGCCCGGCTTGATGGCCGCCAAGGAGCATGGCGTCGCCGTCCATCTGTGGGCGGTGCAGGCCGCCGACGGCGACTACAACCAGTCCGAGGACCTGGTCGCCGAGGCCGACGAGCGGCGCGTGCTGGACCGCACGTGGATCACGAAGGCCGTGCGCGCCAAGGAACTCGGCGGCATCTGCGCGCCACCGCCCGCGCCCCGCCCCGAGATCGCCGCGATCCTCTCCGCGCCGCTGCCGGAGTCCACGCTCACCCAGGCCGCCGAAGGCCCCGCCGAACAGCGGCAGCACCCGGCCGCCGCCGCGGGGCGCGGCGGCACCGAGGAGCGGGTGCCCGCCGTCAAAGGCGTGCCCACCCCCAAGGACCTCGCCGCCCTGCGCGCCCCCGGCACCCCGCCAGCGCAGCACCCTTCCACGGCGACCCTGCGCTGGTCCTCGGACCGGGGCTGGGTGGACCGGCCGGGCCTGCCCGCCGAGCCCCCCGAGGCCGCCTCCATGCCGACGCTCGCCCAGCTGACGACGGCCGAGCAGCGGTGGGCGGACCGGGAGGAGGACATCACGACCGTCGGCGGCGACCCGTACGAGGTGGGACAGGTCTTCGCCCGGCGCTGGGTGGACCGGCTGGGCGACCAGGGGCACCTTCAGAAACTGTCGTCGATGTACCCCCGGATCCCGCACCGCGTCGACGGCGAGCTGCTGCGCTACGCCGCCCGCTTCGGTCTGCTCGCGCACAAGGACGACCAGATCGATGAGCACGACCGGTACGCCATCCGGGCGGGGTTCTGGCGGGAGATCGACGTACGGACGTCCACCGAGCGCGCTCCCGTCGCCGACTGA